The sequence below is a genomic window from Candidatus Methylomirabilota bacterium.
CGGCGACACGGACCAGGAGATCGCCGAGGCCCGGACGTGGGCCGACGGGGGCAGCACCCTCTTCAAGGTCAAGGTGGGCGTGCGGCCGGCTGCCGAGGACCTGGGCCGCCTCGAGCGGATCGCCGCCGCCTTGCCGCCGCCGGTCCGGGTCCGGGCCGACGCCAACCAGGGCTGGGACGAGCCGACCACGCTCCGGCTGCTCCCGCGCCTCGAGGCCACCGGGATCGACCTCCTCGAGCAGCCGGTGCCGCGCTGGAATCGCGCCGCGATGGCCCGGATCACCGCGGCCTCGCGGCTGCCGATCATGGCCGACGAGAGCGTCGGCACGATCCAGGAGTGCCTGGAGGCCGCGCGGCTCCACCTGGCGCACGTCTGGAGCCTGAAGCTGACCAAGGCGGGCGGGCTCCTGCGGGCCAAGCAGGCGGCCGCCATCGCCGAGGCGGCCGGTGTCCCGTGTTACGTCGGGAACATGATCGAGACCGCGATCGGCACGGCGGCCTATGCGCACTTCGCCGCCTCCACCCCCGTGGTGACCGAGGGGTGCGAGCTCTTCGGCCCGCTCCTGCTCGCCGACGACCTGACCCGCGAGGGGATCCGGTACCAGGACGGTCACGTCCTCGTGCCTGACGGCCCCGGGCTCGGCGTCACCCTCGACGAGGCCAAGCTGGAACGATATGCCCGGCGCGCGTGACCTGCACGCGCGATACCGGGGCCAGAGGAGACACGCCATGACGAGACGAGTCGGGATCGGGGTCCTGGTGACGCTGGTGGTGGCCGGGCTCGTCACGCCGGTGCTGGCCCAGAAACCGGCCAGGATCGGGGTGCTGACGCCGCTGTCCCCGCCAGGGGATGCGAGCGCCGGGCAGTTCATCGTCCGGGGCGCCAAGATGGCCGCCGACGACGTGAACGCCCGGGGCGGGGTGCTCGGCGGGCGGAAGGTCGAGCTGGTCATCGAGGACGATTCCGGCACGCCCGAGAAGGGCGCGGCGGCCTTCCGGAAGCTCGCCACCCAGGACCAGGTCGTCGCCGTCATCGGGCAGTTCCACAGCTCGGTGATGACGGCGGTGCAGGCCCTGGCCGAGCAGTTCCAGATCCCCATCTTCGCCACCCAGGCCTCGGCGCGGGGGATCACCGAGCGGCACCTCACCTACACCTTCCGCACGCACGTCATCGACCCGGACCGGGTGCGGCTCTGGAACCAGTGGATCAAGGAGCGGGGCTTCAAGCGGGTCGCCCTCATCGCCGAGAACACGGACTACGGGGTCGGCGTCGTCGAGGAGACCCGGAGCCTGTTCAAGACGATGGACGTCAAGGCGGAGCTGAAGACGATCATCTTCGACCGGACGTCGGTGGATCTCACCCCCCAGCTCCTCGAGATCAAGAGCTGGAATCCCGACCTCGTCCTGAACGTCGGGGTCGGCACCCCGGTCTACCTGATCATCAAGCAGGCGTACGACGTCGGGCTCTTCCCGGCCGTGCCCATGCTGGTCTCCTACGACCTGCCGGCCCGGCCCGAGTACTGGAAGAACCTGGCCGACAAGGGCACCTACCTCGTGTTCATCGCGTACTACCACCCGACGATGAAGCTCACCGCGCGGGGCGAGGCCATGCGGAAGAAGTACCGCGAGCAGTTCAACGAGGACCCCGTCTACGGCGCCCTCAACGGGTACGCCCAGGTCCTCCTGCTGGCCGACGCCCTCAACGCGGCCAAGAGCGACAAGGGCGAGGACCTGGTCAAGGGCCTCCTGGCCAACAAATTCGAGGGCTGGAACGCCACCATCGGCTTCACGCGCGGCGAGGGGCCCTACTGGCAGCAGTGGACGCCGCCGATGCTCTTCATGCAGTACACCAAGCCCGACATGCCGTTCGCCGAGGCCAAGATCGTCTTCCCGGCCGAGTTCAAGACCGCCGACATGGTGCCGGCGCCCAAGCGCTGAGGCACTGGCCGCCCCTTCGCGGATGAGGGGCATCCCCGGTGGACGCGCACCTCCTCTCCCAGTACGTCCTCTCCGGCATCGTCATCGGGCTGCTCTACAGCCTCATGGCCCTCGGGATCACCTTCATCTACAGCGTCATGAAGATGATCAACTGGAGCATGGGCGAGTTCTACATGATCGGCAGCTACGTCCAGTACGCGCTGCTGGCGACCGTGCTCGGCCCCGAGCGGTGGTATCTCGCCCTGCCCCTGGCGATGGGCACGGTCTTCCTGCTCGGCCTGGTCGTCCAGCGAGTCCTGTTGCGGCCGATGTTCGTGGGCATGATCGAGCGGCGCGACGAGTACGCGACCGTCGTCACGATCGCGCTCATGGTGTTCTTCCGGAACCTGGCCATCGTCCTCGGCGGCCCGAACCAGTACGCCCCCCGCGACTACGCCCGCCCGCGGATGCTCGGCACGCTGCCGATCTCGGGGAACCGGTTCGTGGCCCTGGTGGCCACCCTGATCCTCCTGGGCCTCTTCGCCCTCGCCATCAAGACGACCTGGGTGGGCCGGGCCCTCCGCGGCGCCGCCCAGAACCGCGTGGGGATCCAGACGGCCGGCATCGACGTCCTCCGCCTCGACATGCTCGCCTTCGGCGTGGGCGTGGCCCTGGCGGCCGCGGCCGGGGCGCTCCTGGCGCCGGACTTCCTGGTCTATCCCGAGAACGGGGCGATCTCGACCTTCAAGGGGTTCGAGATCATCGTCATCGGTGGGCTCGGCTCCATCGGCGGGAGCGTCGTCGGCGGCCTGCTGCTCGGCGTGATCGAAGCGCTCGGCTCGGTCTTCCTCTCGGCGGCCTACAAGGACCTCTACGGCTTCGTGCTGCTCATCGCCCTCCTGGTGTTCCGCCCCACCGGCCTCTTCGGCGAGCGCGAGCGCACGGTGTGAGGGCTCCGGTGGGCGGCGCGTCCGGCCGCCCCATCGTCCTGTTCGATGGGGTCTGCCAGCTCTGCAACGGCTCGGTCCTGTTCATCGTGAAGCGGGACCCGAGCCGGCAGTTTCGCTTTGCGGCGCTGCAATCCACGGCCGGGGCGGCCCTG
It includes:
- a CDS encoding muconate cycloisomerase family protein, translated to MKIGEIETIMVDIPTRRPHAMSFGTVTLQNFVIVRMRTDAGLEGLGEAAIPGGPTWNEESAETVKAVIDRYLAPVLLGQDPFQVERLLREMDRAAKGNHFAKAALEFACFDLMGRALRVPVSALLGGVVRDRIPYSWSLATGDTDQEIAEARTWADGGSTLFKVKVGVRPAAEDLGRLERIAAALPPPVRVRADANQGWDEPTTLRLLPRLEATGIDLLEQPVPRWNRAAMARITAASRLPIMADESVGTIQECLEAARLHLAHVWSLKLTKAGGLLRAKQAAAIAEAAGVPCYVGNMIETAIGTAAYAHFAASTPVVTEGCELFGPLLLADDLTREGIRYQDGHVLVPDGPGLGVTLDEAKLERYARRA
- a CDS encoding ABC transporter substrate-binding protein, encoding MTRRVGIGVLVTLVVAGLVTPVLAQKPARIGVLTPLSPPGDASAGQFIVRGAKMAADDVNARGGVLGGRKVELVIEDDSGTPEKGAAAFRKLATQDQVVAVIGQFHSSVMTAVQALAEQFQIPIFATQASARGITERHLTYTFRTHVIDPDRVRLWNQWIKERGFKRVALIAENTDYGVGVVEETRSLFKTMDVKAELKTIIFDRTSVDLTPQLLEIKSWNPDLVLNVGVGTPVYLIIKQAYDVGLFPAVPMLVSYDLPARPEYWKNLADKGTYLVFIAYYHPTMKLTARGEAMRKKYREQFNEDPVYGALNGYAQVLLLADALNAAKSDKGEDLVKGLLANKFEGWNATIGFTRGEGPYWQQWTPPMLFMQYTKPDMPFAEAKIVFPAEFKTADMVPAPKR
- a CDS encoding branched-chain amino acid ABC transporter permease, whose product is MDAHLLSQYVLSGIVIGLLYSLMALGITFIYSVMKMINWSMGEFYMIGSYVQYALLATVLGPERWYLALPLAMGTVFLLGLVVQRVLLRPMFVGMIERRDEYATVVTIALMVFFRNLAIVLGGPNQYAPRDYARPRMLGTLPISGNRFVALVATLILLGLFALAIKTTWVGRALRGAAQNRVGIQTAGIDVLRLDMLAFGVGVALAAAAGALLAPDFLVYPENGAISTFKGFEIIVIGGLGSIGGSVVGGLLLGVIEALGSVFLSAAYKDLYGFVLLIALLVFRPTGLFGERERTV